A segment of the Phocoena sinus isolate mPhoSin1 chromosome 11, mPhoSin1.pri, whole genome shotgun sequence genome:
cctggcagtccagtggttaggactccgcattTCCattgcaggggcatgggttcaatccctggttgcagaactaagatcccacaagctgcatggtgccaccaaaaacaaaacaaaacaaacaaaaaagaaggtaGGAGAATTTGTCCTAAAAGCATGATAATTAAAACTGTTTTGCAGGTAGACAAATTGATCAGTGGAATAGACTAGAGGCAAGAGGCACATGTTTGTGGAGTTTTGCTGTGTGACAGAGACAGGACTACAGATCaaatggggaaagaaagggaCTTCCTATAAATGGTTCTAGGCCAATCAtttttccaaacagaaaatagtttcctacctcacatcatacacaaaaatcaattctagGTAAATTTAGGGcttaaaagtaaaaagcaaaattctacaatattaagaagaaaatgaagtataaTATTTTTCTGGCTTTGGGGTAATTAGGGATTccttaaacaagacacaaaaataaGGATCATTAAATTCATCAAGTTACAATTAGAAATTTCTGTTCATCATAAGACAACATAGAAAAAGTacaaaggggaattccctggcagtccagaggttaggactctgcactttcactgcagagggcctgggtttgatccctggtcagagaactaagatcccacaaggctcGCAGAGTGggcaaaaaaatttctttaaataaaattaaataaaaaaaaaaaagttaaaagataaaacaCCTCCTGAAAGGTATCTGCAACCTATACAATCAACAAAAGATTAGTAGGTAAATGTATTAAGAActcttataaatcaataagaaaaacacaaacagccCAAGTTTTAAAAGGTCAAATGCTGACagacattttacagaaaagaaaaatttgtatgGTTACTTAACATTTGAAATGATGCTCAATCTCATtagtcatcaagaaaatgcaaatcaagctCCCAGTGACACCTACCAGAAAGGCAAAGATAGTCTGATCTATCATATGTTGGAGAAAATATGACTCATTGAAAATTCTTATACATTTCAGGTAAGGAATAAACTGGTCCCATCACttaggaaaacaatttggcattgTCTCATAAAGTTGAATACTAGCGTTCTCTAGATGCAGCAAGCCTACTCCTACCTCCaagagagattcttttttttttttttgcgatatgtgggcctctcactgttgtggcctctcccgctgtggagcacaggctccggacgcgcaggctcagcagccatgactcacgggcccagccgctccgcggcatgtgggatcttcccagaccagggcacgaacccgtgtcccctgcatcggcaggcggactctcaaccactgcaccaccagggaagccccaagagagaTTCTTGATAAAACTTTTGATATATCTATGTGTGCTAAAAGATATAATTGTTCATAAAACAATGCTCACAGGAGCaagaaactggaaataatccaaatgtcctcTGTTATATTCACACAATGTAACATTATATTGGTGAAAAAGAACGAGCTACAGCCATATGTCATAACAGGACAATACTAGAAAAATTATGCATGAAATAATCCTGTGATTCTTGCTTTTATGGCACTCAAACCCAAAACCAAATAGTTAGTTTTTGCATGCCTatagctctttatttatttatttattttttggccacaccatgcggtatgtggaatcttagttccctaaccagggatcaaacccatgccccctgcagtggaagcacagagtcctaaccactggaccaccagggaagtccctatggctgtatttttaaaagccagggcATGATAAAGACAACATTTAGGTCAAGAGGTGCCTCTATGTGAGACGCAGGGTGATGAGGTGGGGTTTATTGCCAAGGTGTGTGGTAGGTATATcattaaaaaagtacaaaagaagggcttccctggtggcgcagtggttgagagtccacctgccgatgcaggggacacaggtttatgctgcggagcggctaggcccgtgagccatagccgctgagcctgcacgtccagagcctgtgctctgcaacgggaggggccacaacagtgagaggcccacgtagctAACggcccctacacacacacacacacacacacacacacacacacacacactgtctctctctctctctccctctctctctctttctctctctctccctctctccctccctctctctctctctctctctctctgaactaaACAGCACATGGGACTATCCGTTTCCTCTTCCCCATACCCCTACCTGTGTCCGAGCATTGAGCAGCTGTTGGAAACTTTCAACCTCTTTGCTGTCATCCGCAGCCCGCTCCTAAGGGAAGACAGATGGAAATCTCAAGTTTGGGGAGAAGCTGCCCTTCACGTCAGAATATCCCCTTCTCCCCACATTTACTGTACATAGCCAGACGCTGTGCCAGTCtgcaagaataaaataccaaacaAAGCCAGAATGATCTTTGCCCTCGTGGAGGTAACGGAGCAGTGGGGGGAACCCAAATTCTCCAGGGAGGGAGACAAGGAGAAAGGGCTTCAGGTACCATCAGCACCCCGAGCATCATGTCGTAGTTGTTGATCAGAAACACAAGCTGCTCCTTCCTTGAGGAGAACTCGGCTGCCACTCGGAGGACAAAATTCTCCACCTCCACCTGAAAAAATGAGAGGAGGAGGTGACAGGAGCAGGCAAGGGCCCCCACCTCACACTCCAGCCCCCTGCAGCAGCGCTGTGGCTCGGAAACCTCTCCCAGCCGCCCCTCACCTGTAGCTGGCCTAGCAGCTGCATCGTCCGTTCATTGGGAATCGTCTGATTGATGCTGACAAGAGCCGAGGAGAACTCTGCATAGCGGCGTGTGATCTGGGAGAAAGAAGGTAGGAAGAAAAATCAAGCCAACCCCCTGGCCCAACCCATGAAACCCCCAACTCCCTTGAAGCTGGCCAACCGGTCTCTGGGTGACTCCCACCTCCAATCCCTCCCACCACAGTGCCCAACCCACCCTGAGTCTGACCACACTCCCAGACTGCCCCTCACGCAGCGTGGCTAGCTGTCCAGCCAGGCCCATGGACACAACCATGAACCTGGGTGACCCCTGCAGCGAGGCTTCGAGCCCTGCCTTTGAACGGCCCGTTACCCCTGCCCGCCCTCACGTAGTGAGGCCGAGTGTCCAGCCCCCCGAGGCGCTGAGGGTCAGTGCTGCGGACACTCTGGACGTTCATCTCCAGGATCAGTTCAAACCGTGGCCACAGCAAGGTAAGCACTTGTTCCCAGTACCTGTGGGCTTGATCAGAATCAGAGATCTGGCAAGGAACAtcaggggtgggggccagggggagggtgtgtgtgcaGGAACCCTGATCGACAGGTGATAGCTGGTGGAGGCTGGAGTGGGTGTGAAAGGTGCGTCTGGAAGCAGCAGTACTGCCTCTAGACAGACAAATGGGAACAGGGTCAATGGTTCAGGTCAGGAGGAGCCCACGGGTCAGGGCAGGCTGGTGCAAGACCAAAGGTTTCAAGGCCAGTGGGACATCAAGGACCAGAACTCAGCGACCTGTCCAGGGCAGGAACATCCCTCTTGGCTGCAATGTTGCGGAATCGGAGGACAATATGGATACAGAGAAAAACAGCAATGGCGTCATAGCAGTCAGTGAGGTAAGACTCCAGGTGTTTCTGTGATTTAGGAACAGGCAGGGGATTGGAAGAGAGCATCTGTTACTTTGCTTTTCCCAGTGGCCACGGACAGATGCTTGTGCTCCCCTGGGGACGTGGCACTGGGGAGGGGATCTAAATGGGAAatgctccctccttccctgcccactgGCCACTCGGGTGGTCCTGCAGCCTTGCTCCCCAGATCTAAGATCACAAGCCCATCATAGCAGAATTCAGGGCTGAGCACCAAGGTTTAGGGGCCCCTGAGTTTTCAGGTGCTGTCACCTGTGTGTCCCCAGGAGCCTCTGGGACCCCAAGCTTTGATGGTTTCATGGGGAATCACACAGCAAGGACGTGGCTCATGCATTTTAGAATGAAGGGATCCTGGTTTCAGTAACCCCAGGGCTGTGACCTCACTGTGGTGCTGACAAGAACTGGGGACAGAGTTTTAAGAGCCCGGGAGCGAGGGAGCCTACCAGGGTCATGTTGAGCGTGCGGCCCATGACTGCGTGGAAGAGATCGTGTGCAGCCGAGCCAGACACAACAAAGAATTCACAGATGAAAAGGTATTCACGGCAGGAGTTGTCGAGGAGGGCGTAGTGCTGGCTGCGGAAGAGGGCCTCGAAAGGATACTAGGATGGAAGGGGTAAGAAAAGAGACAGACGGGATGGACCCCAGTACCAGCAGTCCATGGACACAGCTGGGAAATCAGCAAACCTGGGTAATGGGAGCTCAGGAGACCCTCCCCATCTACCCCTAGTCCAGGCTGTGAGAGAGCATCCTGAACGGGTACTGGAGAGGTAGGGGGAGGGGGGGCACGAGAAGACGCCGCCTCCACCTGCTGTTGCTGCTCCCATATCCCCCTTCACACCTGCCTCATGACACATCACCCACCTCTCCCCTCTCTACACCCTAAGTCAACGGTCCCAACCCTCTTATCACAGAACACTGGGGTGACTGGAGAAGGGGACTCCCACGGGCCTGCAGTGGGGGAAGCTTTGCCCTGAGGTCTGTACTCGGAGttctcccgccccccacccccaccccgtcgGCTAAGGCTTGCTCCTCCTCCTACCCTCTGTTCTCCCCGCTGGGCGGTGTGGGGCACAAGGATGGGAGCTTCCAGTTCAGTGGGGGAGATGACAGAGCCCCGGGTCCCCAGGGTGAAGATGGTGTTCCTGCTGCGGAGGGATGGCTTTGAGAAGAATCGTGGCGAGTCAGAGTCAAGGAAAACAGTCACATCACAACTGTGATGGAAGGTCAAAGACTCAGGACCTCCAGGGGCCCCCAGCAGCCAGACACAGCCCCAGGGTCCCTCTTTCCCAGTTCTGGGGCCCCACTTCACCTCACATCGGTGAATGTGCCCTAAGGAGCCTCTACAACACCTAACATCATATGCAAAACTCTGTGTCAAGatgatttgtgcatttttctggggagGGAGGCCACAGCCTTGATCACATTCTCAAAGGTTTTGGTCCCACAGAAAAAGGTAAGCAGCAGTGCCTTGGAGGCTGGAGCCCGAAGCCCCCTCACTCTCCAGACCCAGCATGAGGGCCCCTCAGCTCCAGGATATCTTTCTTGGCTGTATCTTCTACACCCATTAGATCATCCTTCTCAGCGACCTCCTCATACTagagaaaagagcagagggaACTGGGAACCATCGCTTCCCAAAGTGCAAGAAAAAACTGTCTTTTTATCCTGTCCCCCATTGCCCCGTAGCTGCCCCTCCCCGCAGCCCAGGGGCCCAGGACTGCCTCTCCCTCCGTGGCCTCACCTGCACCTTCATGAGCCGCCCCAGGTAAGAGCGGTAGTAGGACAGGTAGATCTTGCTCAGTGTCTCCACGTACTCGTCCCTGATCTCCTTTGCGGTGGCCCGTTCGTTGCCCAGCAGGAACTGATAGAAAAACCTGGAGATGCCAGGGACCAGTCAGTCTCCCTGACGGCCCAAGATGCCCAGCATCACGCTGGGCTGCTCAAGGGCTCCGAGGCCACCCCCAGCCCTTCGCTTGGGCGACAACCTGTACTTCAGCAGGGCTGTCTGGGGGATCTGATAGTTGGTCATTGGTTTTCTGAAGGAATAGATCTTCTGAAGGATGAACTCTCGGATCTTCGTCACTGCCTAGACGTGGGGGACCAAACACAGGGCATGAAGCTGCAACCTCACTGTTTGGAAATTACTGAGGGAAGGAACAAATGTTGGATATGGAAGAAGGAAGAGTAGAGAATATCTCTTTGATATTTCTTAAGACTTTCAGGGGAACCCAGAGATGTGCTCTGCTAGGTAAAGGCAAGGTGAAGCTCTTGGGCACAGGCTACAATGAGCTTTGCCAGGGCAATTCAGGGTGGACTTCTCAGGGAGGCTGGTTTGAGTAGTCTCTAGGGtatccacccccctccccaccttgatCCGGAGCCGGTCGAGCACGCCTCGGACGTCTGCACAGGCCGCTGTGCCCCTAGCCTCCTGCTCTCGGACTGCAGCTGCCTTGGCATCCAGCTCCTGCAGCTGCTCCAGGAACCGGGGCTCTGTGACTGGTGCCTCCAGAATTGCCCTGGGGAgcaaggaggggtgggatgggggaggagggagacccAGACACCCCTAGACTCTAAACCATACCCCTGGCATCCagcctctgtctcctctcccttcttACACTGCATCATAGAGTCAGGACACACAAAGTTTTCTGTTCCTAGAGACACACACCTCCACCACCCACATAAGCCTTGGACCCCCTTCTCTACGCCCAACCCTGGATGATTCCTAATCTTTGATGCCTAAAGCCTGCATCAAGGTTAGGAAGAGCTGTCAACCCACTCATCAGTTTCTGGAAGTGACGTGATGGAGACCCATGTGGTAAGTAGGGTAGGTCGCTCCAGCCCATCTACTTGGTACAGACATTATGCCCCTTCAAACTGATGACTCACGTGACCAGAGCAGAGGGCACCACCAGACCATCGACAAGCTCCCCGAGTTTCCCCCGGACAGCCTGGCGGTTTCGAAGCCGAATGTTCATGGCTCCTGACTGTTCCTGCAGTGTCCGGATCTCAGAGCTGATGGAGCTGAGATCACTCTGAAAAGCTCCCAGCATCTGCTCCATGCGCTGGGGGAAGGTGGAAGGGTTGGTAGGGGACGAGGGGGCCACCCAAGTTTCTTGGTAAAATCTCCAGTATCTATCAGTCCGAGGGTAGTGGATGATAAGGGAAGAGGTACCTGAAAGGTCACTGGCAAATAACACCAGTCATAGCGGCAACAACAAAAATGGCTGCTGAGGTCACCCTGAAAGTGACTCTAACTGTCCCCGCCGGAGGCTGATGATGTAAAGAAAGGTCCCAGAGACCATGATCTGGGCTCAGGATTATGAGGGTTACTAACCTCAAGGACAGCATCACAGGCTGTGATCTGGTTGTGCAGAGATGCTATGTTTTCACTCTCTTGGATATCTGACTCACAAAAAGTCAAGGGGCCTCACTGTGGAAATGGAGATCCTCAGACCCGCAGGACCCCTCCAATTTCTCCCTGAGATGACATAAACCTCAGAGAGAAGATGGCAGCCCCAGCTGGGCTGTCAGCACCATCCCCCCCAAAATGCCCATTTTAATAACACCACCCTTTTTCTCTGCTGGAGGATACAATCCCGAATGGATTTCTGCTCAATCTGCTGTAGCTCCAGCTCAACCTGCTTTGAATAGTGACGGAGATCCACACCCTGGGAGGACAGAAACATGACAGGTCAGGAGGGAGTCAGTGAAGGGATGCTGGAACAGAGTCAACGAAGGACTAGAGAGTAAGATACCAAGGTGGTATTAGAAGAGCAAgagattgttttcttcttttctctgaggGGAGGGTAAGTGGAGGGACAGATTAGTATAGTGGAAAACCTCACCGTTTTAAGAGCTTCCTTTACTAACTCATCCTCCAGATTCGCCTGAATGTGAACTGCAAATAGAAGTTCATCATAAGGGTCCATCCAGCTCCTCCACAGCTCCATCCCCACATTGAATATCCGCACACTAACCCCTGCCCTAGTACTTCCAGCCCCCATGCCTCTCAGGTTATAGGAactgcatccccccacccccgtgccaTCACTTACCATCCACTTCATCCAGGATGAATTCATCAGAGGTGATGTCCAACTCTCCAAGCTGCAATGGCTCCTGAAGACCCGGACCACCCTCCTGGAGAGGGACAGGTTAATGGGAAAGCAAGGGGGAGAACAAAATACAATGGGATAATCACCAACCCTTCAAGTGGGGGAGAAGGACTTTCACTGGGGAGCCATAGGTAAATACTAAGTCCAAAAATTCCAAAAGCCTCATATTGTCTCAGTCTTACTGATTGGGGCTGATGGGCAGGGAATATGACCAGCAGACAGGCAACCCAGAAAGGGCGGAGGTGACCAAATGAGGAAAATTAGGAGATGCAGAGGACAGAGCAGAACCTGCAGTTGAATTTAAGATCTCTAGACTCCTGCTATCTTAGGTGTTCTATCACCATCCCTCTCGGGAGCCCCAGCCTTTCTAGAAATGCCAACTAACCTATAGTGTTTACCTACATGCCAGGTGCCATCTTATTTGTATTCATTTGCCTAATCCTAACCGACAACCtatacaggtcttattttctTCACCTCATAGGTGTGGAAAGTGATGGCACAGAGGGACTAGttaacttgcccaaagacacacagtGCAAGTGGCAGAAATGGAATTAGAACCCAAGCAATCTAACTCCAGAGGCCATGTTCCTAGCCGTTACTCTACACTGCTTCTCTATTCTGCCCAAACATCTGGAGATTAACTGAAATTGTGGCCCCAGAACCTGAGTCTCGGCCATTCTGGTCCCCGCTCAGGTTCAGGTCCGATTGCAGGAAGGTGTATGGAGAGCCAAACCGGGTAGCATCACCGGTAGCAGCCGAGCTCCCAACCTTGTGCCTAAACCCAGCCTAAACCTTTGAGAATGTGACGTGAGGAGATCGGACGAGACTCTGGAGGAGAAACAGCCCTGCGTTCTCACCAGCgggccctcttcctcctccatatCTGAGGCTCCGGCCCGCAACACCAGCTCCCGGGCGGCTGCAGCCATGGTCGCAGCGGCGGCCATTCCGCGCAGCCTCACTTCCGGCAGCTGTCAGGCGAGTCTGTTCCCCGGAGTGGAACTACAAGTCCTGGAGTGTCTTGCACTGCGCGAAATCGCTCCCAGATATTTGAGTTAAATTGTTTGCCTCCAGC
Coding sequences within it:
- the VPS52 gene encoding vacuolar protein sorting-associated protein 52 homolog isoform X3 — encoded protein: MAAAATMAAAARELVLRAGASDMEEEEGPLEGGPGLQEPLQLGELDITSDEFILDEVDVHIQANLEDELVKEALKTGVDLRHYSKQVELELQQIEQKSIRDYIQESENIASLHNQITACDAVLERMEQMLGAFQSDLSSISSEIRTLQEQSGAMNIRLRNRQAVRGKLGELVDGLVVPSALVTAILEAPVTEPRFLEQLQELDAKAAAVREQEARGTAACADVRGVLDRLRIKAVTKIREFILQKIYSFRKPMTNYQIPQTALLKYRFFYQFLLGNERATAKEIRDEYVETLSKIYLSYYRSYLGRLMKVQYEEVAEKDDLMGVEDTAKKGFFSKPSLRSRNTIFTLGTRGSVISPTELEAPILVPHTAQRGEQRYPFEALFRSQHYALLDNSCREYLFICEFFVVSGSAAHDLFHAVMGRTLNMTLKHLESYLTDCYDAIAVFLCIHIVLRFRNIAAKRDVPALDRYWEQVLTLLWPRFELILEMNVQSVRSTDPQRLGGLDTRPHYITRRYAEFSSALVSINQTIPNERTMQLLGQLQVEVENFVLRVAAEFSSRKEQLVFLINNYDMMLGVLMERAADDSKEVESFQQLLNARTQVSLGA
- the VPS52 gene encoding vacuolar protein sorting-associated protein 52 homolog isoform X1; the protein is MAAAATMAAAARELVLRAGASDMEEEEGPLEGGPGLQEPLQLGELDITSDEFILDEVDVHIQANLEDELVKEALKTGVDLRHYSKQVELELQQIEQKSIRDYIQESENIASLHNQITACDAVLERMEQMLGAFQSDLSSISSEIRTLQEQSGAMNIRLRNRQAVRGKLGELVDGLVVPSALVTAILEAPVTEPRFLEQLQELDAKAAAVREQEARGTAACADVRGVLDRLRIKAVTKIREFILQKIYSFRKPMTNYQIPQTALLKYRFFYQFLLGNERATAKEIRDEYVETLSKIYLSYYRSYLGRLMKVQYEEVAEKDDLMGVEDTAKKGFFSKPSLRSRNTIFTLGTRGSVISPTELEAPILVPHTAQRGEQRYPFEALFRSQHYALLDNSCREYLFICEFFVVSGSAAHDLFHAVMGRTLNMTLKHLESYLTDCYDAIAVFLCIHIVLRFRNIAAKRDVPALDRYWEQVLTLLWPRFELILEMNVQSVRSTDPQRLGGLDTRPHYITRRYAEFSSALVSINQTIPNERTMQLLGQLQVEVENFVLRVAAEFSSRKEQLVFLINNYDMMLGVLMERAADDSKEVESFQQLLNARTQEFIEELLSPPFGGLVAFVKEAEALIERGQAERLRGEEARVTQLIRGFGSSWKSSVESLSQDVMRSFTNFKNGTSIIQGALTQLIQLYHRFHRVLSQPQLRALPARAELINIHHLMVELKKHKPNF
- the VPS52 gene encoding vacuolar protein sorting-associated protein 52 homolog isoform X2 — translated: MAAAATMAAAARELVLRAGASDMEEEEGPLEGGPGLQEPLQLGELDITSDEFILDEVDVHIQANLEDELVKEALKTGVDLRHYSKQVELELQQIEQKSIRDYIQESENIASLHNQITACDAVLERMEQMLGAFQSDLSSISSEIRTLQEQSGAMNIRLRNRQAVRGKLGELVDGLVVPSALVTAILEAPVTEPRFLEQLQELDAKAAAVREQEARGTAACADVRGVLDRLRIKAVTKIREFILQKIYSFRKPMTNYQIPQTALLKYRFFYQFLLGNERATAKEIRDEYVETLSKIYLSYYRSYLGRLMKVQYPFEALFRSQHYALLDNSCREYLFICEFFVVSGSAAHDLFHAVMGRTLNMTLKHLESYLTDCYDAIAVFLCIHIVLRFRNIAAKRDVPALDRYWEQVLTLLWPRFELILEMNVQSVRSTDPQRLGGLDTRPHYITRRYAEFSSALVSINQTIPNERTMQLLGQLQVEVENFVLRVAAEFSSRKEQLVFLINNYDMMLGVLMERAADDSKEVESFQQLLNARTQEFIEELLSPPFGGLVAFVKEAEALIERGQAERLRGEEARVTQLIRGFGSSWKSSVESLSQDVMRSFTNFKNGTSIIQGALTQLIQLYHRFHRVLSQPQLRALPARAELINIHHLMVELKKHKPNF
- the VPS52 gene encoding vacuolar protein sorting-associated protein 52 homolog isoform X4 — encoded protein: MEQMLGAFQSDLSSISSEIRTLQEQSGAMNIRLRNRQAVRGKLGELVDGLVVPSALVTAILEAPVTEPRFLEQLQELDAKAAAVREQEARGTAACADVRGVLDRLRIKAVTKIREFILQKIYSFRKPMTNYQIPQTALLKYRFFYQFLLGNERATAKEIRDEYVETLSKIYLSYYRSYLGRLMKVQYEEVAEKDDLMGVEDTAKKGFFSKPSLRSRNTIFTLGTRGSVISPTELEAPILVPHTAQRGEQRYPFEALFRSQHYALLDNSCREYLFICEFFVVSGSAAHDLFHAVMGRTLNMTLKHLESYLTDCYDAIAVFLCIHIVLRFRNIAAKRDVPALDRYWEQVLTLLWPRFELILEMNVQSVRSTDPQRLGGLDTRPHYITRRYAEFSSALVSINQTIPNERTMQLLGQLQVEVENFVLRVAAEFSSRKEQLVFLINNYDMMLGVLMERAADDSKEVESFQQLLNARTQEFIEELLSPPFGGLVAFVKEAEALIERGQAERLRGEEARVTQLIRGFGSSWKSSVESLSQDVMRSFTNFKNGTSIIQGALTQLIQLYHRFHRVLSQPQLRALPARAELINIHHLMVELKKHKPNF